The sequence below is a genomic window from Flagellimonas marinaquae.
TAGATATTATTTTCAGTTTTTGTTGACTCTGAACGTTACACCTCTGTTGGTTATCACTCTTCCCGTTTTCAAGGTCAAGAGGGCTTCATCAGAAATGATCGGGGTACAGCTTCCACTGCTGTTCGAAACAAGTACACGGTAAATAAATCCGTTGGAGTTCACATCCGGAGTGTTCAAAATAAGATTGGCGGTTTGCGTTCCGGTGTATTCGGAGCCATCGATTATGGTGCTAAAATTACTGCCCCCATCCGTGCTCACTTCCCACTGATAGGTGTCCGCGTTTGTTGTTGCCACGGTAAAACTTCCACTATTGCCCACTACTACCGTTTGATCTGTTGGTTGTGTGGTTATGGTGAACGGCGTTACCGTTATGGTTTGTTGCACATCAATACTGTTCCCGGCATCATCGGTAACCCTATAGGTACGGGTAATGGTTTCGGGGTTGGTACCTCCATCACTAACGTCACTTATAAAGGTCACTGTCGGATTTGAGGCACAATTATCGGCCTCATCGGAAATAACCGTAATATCCGCTGCAGGAATATCATCGCTACAATAAACAGAGATAGGTGATGGTGCACTGGCAGTTGGGGCAATTGTATCTACCGTAATTGTAGTGGTAGCCGCAATATTTGGATATGGAGGGTCGCCTGCCATACCGCCATATTCCACCAAATACCCTTTAGGTTGATAACTTCCGCTGGATGCCCCTGTGTTGGAAAGGTCGTTCCAGGAACCATCCAGTCCAACTCCCGGAGCAGTGATATGGGCATAATCCTCATCTCCAGATTGATTGGGTTCCCCTGTATTCCAAAATTCATACCCAAAGGCTGTTCCTCCAGAGGTTCCTCTCCAAAAGAGAGTTCCAGCTTCCGGTCCGGTTACCCAATACCAATCACCTTCGGTGGCGGCATCGCTGGCACCTATCCAACCGGCACCGGGGGCTTGAGCACCCAATAGATCGGATTCGTCCTGCACCGTAATAGTGGCCAAGTAACCTTGTAAACCATAAAATGTCCGTAAGGCAGCGGCATCCCTAGCTGCTGTCCAAGTAATGCCCAAAGAGGGAACATATTCGTAATAGTGGCCTGTAGACTCCAAATAATTGGCCTCGTTCAATACTATGGAAAAAGTCCGGGTATCTCCAGAACTTACCGTGGCCGTAGTCTGGAATTCAACGGCCGAGATCGCTGCTTCAAATTCGGCCAAGGTAGCAGGTCCGTTCAACAATAATCTTCCTTCGGAAGTATCCCAGCTTGCAGTGATGTTGGGGTGTGTGCCGGTAAGGTTCAAGACATCGCCCGAAACATCGTAGTTGGAGGTTATTTGAATATAAACAGCATCCACTGTACTGCTATCGGGATCTGTAATACTAATCGATTCCACTACTTGTATGGCATTTCCTGGGCAATATAATTGGTCTCCGGTTGCGGTTATGCTCGGTGGGTCGTCTGCGTCCACGGTGTCATCCCTAAAATCCAGATCGCCGCCGGATCCAAGATCTCCATCGGAATCGGGTAATATCAAGGAACCTCCAATGGCATTCGTAGGGTCGTCAATATCCCCTCCGGGGTCACCATAGCCTGTTGTGGTATCCACGGTATTATCTAGTCCGTCATTATCGTTATCCGACCCTGATAGTGTTAGGGATGCTTCTGTCGTGTCACCTGTGCCATCATTGTCGCTATCGGTATCCAAAAAATCGGGAGTACCGTCACCATCCGTATCAATTGCGGACAAGCCAATGCTTTCATAGGCATCGTCGAGACCATCGTTGTCGGTATCATTGCCCGACGGTGCCGTATACCCTGTCGATGTTTGGGCCTCCACATTATCGGGAATGCCATCGCCATCACTATCCAGGTCTTGATAGTTAGGAATGCCATCACCGTCGGTATCTACTGTGGTGCAGTCTACCGTACCGGGGTAACTGGCACCATGGACCCTTGCGCCAATCTGATAGGCCATGACCCTAAACGATTGGAAATTATTGGTGCTGACATTAAATGTAATCTCTGTAATTGAACCCGATGGTATTCCATTGGCGCTTGCCAACCAGCTTCCATTATTGTATTGTATTTGCATATCGGAGGTGGATACTACCGGGTCGGCACTTAAGAATACACTTACCGTGGTGCCGATGGGGATCACTTGTGAAAATTGAAATGAAATGATCGATTGCCCCGGATATGTGGTCGTAGAGTTATAGGCATACGTGGTGCTTGGGTTTCCTTCGGCATTGGAAGCATCACTGAAGTTTTGAATATTTGTTGCGGTCTGTACAAAATTTCCCGTAGCTCCACCACATTCATCCACATCCAGGACGCCATCATTGTCATCATCCACATCGCTGGCATCGTCAATGCCATCACCATCTACGTCGGCACTGCCTACACTGCAAGTAGAGTACAATTTGGAAAATGGAATGTTCTGTTTGGAAATAGAGGGGCCTTGGTAGGCAACCGATAGGTTTTCCCCTCCGCCATTTTCAAAGAAAAGTACCTGGATATCGTGCAAACCGGTTGTTAGTGTAATGTTCCCTGATCGCTCTCGGGAACTATGTGCCCCATCGTTATTGACCACCTGGGTCCCATTTATATATAATTTGGAGCCATCGTCCGATGTGGTATAAAAAGTATACGAGCCCGGAGTGTCTATTTGGATAAAACCGGTATACCGAATACTAAAGTTATCTCTATCGCCCGGGTCTTCTTGGTTTTGCAGATTATCCACATTAAAATTGGTGTACGTGCCGGATCCAATATATCCAGTCGTTGGGATATTGTCAACAGTACTTCCGGAAGGTGAACTATCGTAGAACTCAAAATCCACTTCACCTACGCATAAATTCAGGGTTCCTTCAACTACAATGTTATCAATATAGTAGTACTCATTACCAGCAGTATTGTAAAATCGGACCCTTATTTCCAGAATAGAACCTGAAGTTGCCAAGTTCACGGTGTAATTTGGATTTAAAAGGTCAGATGGGTTGGAGTCTCCCGATGCATTTTCGAATTCTATCCAAGAACCTCCATCCACTCGATATTCACCTATAAAATAATCAGTGCCGGCCTCAAACTGATGTGTCTGTGTCTGTGTGGCCACATCAAAACTAAAATTTACAGACTCATAACCATTTATGTTAATGGGGTTAGTTTGCCAAATGCCTTCGGCATTAAGATTGTTGGCTTCTATACGATTGTCCTGGACCCATACATCTCCAGTTAAGGTTGTTGTCCATCCAGAAGACGAAGGGCCTGTAGCCGTTCCATTTTCTGTGCCGTTGGGGTAGCTATCAAAGTTTTCGCTCCAAATAGTGGTTTGCGAAAAAGAAAAAAAAGTGCCTAAAAGGAAAAATGCAAGTATTAGCATCCATCCAGTCGGGAAATGGTTCATTTTCTTTTTGGAGACTGAGGTTGTGCCCATGTAGATTTTAGATATGGTACAAAATTATAAGCCTAAGGCGCGGTGCAAAATAATTGTTGTGAAAGACGGTAAAAGGAAGGTTAACCCTGTAAATATGTGGACAATGTTGAAAATTGATTGGACTTGCCAAAAGCCAACGGGCGGTGAAAAACGGAAATTGAACATCATTTAATAGACTTTGTTATGGTAATTGGTTGAAAAATAGATGGACTAACCTCTATTTTTGTTTGTGGCGAGGTTGCACAAGCGATATAAATTGTTGTATATTTGCAAAACTGAACGGATATAAAAGTATTCATGAGGGGACCTTGAGTCCCCTCTTTTATTACTCATTTCTTATGTTGAAGGATAAAGTAGAATCATTGTTGAACCAAGCGTTGGAAGAGTATCAGTCCTTGTTTTTGGTCGATTTTACCGTAGGGGGCGATAATGGGATCAAGGTTGTTTTGGATGGGGATAATGGAGTTAGCCTACAGGATTGTATGAACGTGAGCAGGGCCATTGAGCACAACCTAGATCGCGAAGAGGAGGATTTTTCTCTGGAAGTTACATCTGCGGGCGCTACGTCGCCCTTAAGATTGCCGCGTCAGTACAATAAAAATGTTGGAAGAAAATTACAGGTCAAGACCAACTCCGAGGAATTGGAAGGTACGCTGGTCGAAACCTCGACAAATAGCATTACCCTAGAGTGGAAGGCCCGCGAGCCAAAACCAGTGGGTAAAGGAAAAGTTACGGTGCAGAAAACGCAGGAAATTGCCTTTTCTGACATTAAAGAAGCAAAAGTTAAATTAAAATTTTAATTGTAGTAGAATATGGAAAACCTAGCGCTCATCGAATCCTTTTCGGAGTTTAAGGACGATAAGTTTATTGACAGGGTGACCCTTATGGCGATTTTGGAAGAAGTCTTTCGAAGTGCGCTCAAGAAAAAATTTGGTTCTGACGACAATTTTGATATCATTATCAACCCCGATAAAGGTGATTTGGAAATTTGGAGAAACCGAATCGTGGTCGAAGATGGCGAGGTAGAGGAGCCAAATGAAGAAATTTCCTTGTCCGAGGCCAGGAAAATAGAGCCGGATTTTGAGGTGGGTGAAGATGTTTCCGAAGAAGTGAAATTGATCGATTTGGGTAGGCGAGCGATATTGGCATTGCGCCAAAACCTGATTTCTAAGATCCATGAGCACGATAATACCACTATCTATAAGCAATTTAAAGACTTGGAGGGTGAGATTTATACGGCAGAGGTGCATCATATTAGGCACCGTGCCGTAATTTTGTTGGATGACGAAGGCAACGAGATCATTCTTCCAAAAGAAAAACAAATCCCGGCCGATTTTTTCCGTAAAGGGGATAACGTACGCGGTATTATTGAAAGCGTGGAACTTAAAGGAAACAAGCCGGCGATCATTATGTCCAGAACTTCCCCGAAATTCTTGGAGCAATTGTTCTTTCAGGAAATTCCTGAAGTTTTCGATGGTTTGATCTCCATTAAAAAAGCCGTTCGTATTCCAGGCGAAAAAGCAAAGGTCGCTGTGGACTCTTACGATGATAGGATCGATCCCGTTGGGGCTTGTGTAGGTATGAAAGGTTCAAGAATCCATGGAATTGTCCGTGAATTGGGTAATGAGAACATCGATGTAATCAACTGGACCAATAATCCCCAACTAATGGTTACCCGGGCACTAAGTCCTGCCAGAGTATCATCCGTTAAGTTGAACGAGGAGAAGAAAACAGCTCAAGTTTATCTAAAGCCAGAGGAAGTGTCCAAGGCTATTGGTAGAGGAGGTCATAATATTAGATTGGCTGGTCAATTAACTGGTTATGAGATAGATGTGTTTAGGGAAGGTGTAGAGGAAGATGTTGAGCTTACAGAGTTCTCCGATGAAATAGAAGGCTGGGTAATAGAGGAGTTCAAGAAAATAGGATTGGACACTGCACGCAGCGTTTTGGAGCAAGACGTAAAAGATTTGGCGAAACGAACAGATCTTGAAGAAGAAACAATCCAAGAGGTAGTTCGTATCCTCAAGGAAGAATTTGAAGATTAGGCTTATATTAGCAGCGAAAAATTAGGGCAAGTAAAATAATTTATGGCAGAAAATCCAACAATACGACTTAATAAAGTTCTTAGAGAATTGAACATTTCACTGGATAGAGCGGTCGACTATCTCAACTCGGAAGGGCATGAGGTAGAGGCACGTCCTACCACCAAGATTTCCAATGAAGTGTATCAAGTTCTGTTGGATGAATTCCAAACGGATAAGAGCAAAAAGGTTGCTTCCAAGGAAGTTGGTGAAGAAAAAAGAAAGGAGAAGGAAGCTATCCGAATGCGAATGGAGAAAGAGCAGGAGGAGCGCAGATTGGCCAAAGAAAAGAAAGAAGCCGAGCAGCAGGTCGTGAAGGCCAAGGCCGAATTATCCGGTCCAAAAACTGTGGGTAAAATTGATTTGGACAAAAAACCCGAACAACCTAAAAAGGAGGAGCCCAAGAAAGAGGAAGCTCCAAAACCCGAACCGGAAAAGGTTCAGGAAAAAGCTCCTGAAAAAGAAACGCCAAAAGTCGAGGCTCCAGCTCCCGTAAAAGAAAAGCCAGAAGAGAAAACAGAGCAAAAGGTCGAGGTAAAAGAGGAAGAAAAGCAGTCTACGGAAGAGGTAGGCACAGGAACCATAAAGACCAATTATCAAAAACTTTCCGGACCAAAAATAACCGGGGACAAAATAGACTTATCGCAATTTAAAAAGCCTGCGAAAAAGAAAAAAGAAGATACCCAAAAGTCAAAAACTGGCGGAGGATCTTCCGATGGGGCAGAGCGTAAAAAGCGAAGAAGGAGAATAGTTAAGAATGGCCCACAAGCTGGTGGAGGTCGTAATAACAGAGGAGGCGCGGGTAGAAAAGGACAGCGTTCCAATGCACCCAAGGTAGAGCCTACCGAAGAAGAAGTACAAAAACAAGTACGTGAGACCCTCGAAAAACTACAGGGTAAATCCAACAAAGGGCGAGGAGCAAAATATAGAAGGGAGAAAAGAGATCAGCACCGTCAGCAAACGGAAAAAGATCTTGAACAACAGGAATTGGAAAGCAAGATTTTAAAGGTGACCGAATTTGTTACCGTGAACGAACTTGCCACGATGATGAATGTATCCACTACCCAGATAATTTCAGCGTGTATGTCTTTGGGCATCATGGTAACCATGAATCAGCGATTGGATGCTGAAACACTTTCCATTGTAGCAGACGAATTTGGTTATGAGGTCGAGTTTGTAACGGCCGAGATCGAGGAAACCATCGATGAGGTGGAGGATGCTCCAGAAGACTTGAAACCAAGGGCGCCCATTGTTACTGTAATGGGGCACGTAGACCACGGTAAAACATCGCTTCTGGATTACATTCGTGAAGAAAATGTAATCGCAGGGGAAAGTGGAGGAATTACGCAGCATATTGGAGCCTACGGTGTATCACTGGAAGATGGTCAAAGAATTGCTTTCTTGGATACTCCGGGTCACGAAGCGTTTACCGCAATGAGGGCTCGTGGAGCACAGGTAACCGACATTGCCATTATCGTAATTGCAGCGGATGACGATATCATGCCGCAAACGAAAGAAGCAATCAGCCATGCCCAAGCGGCCGGGGTGCCCATAGTATTCGCGATCAACAAAGTGGATAAGCCTACGGCAAATCCTGATAAGATAAAAGAAGGATTGGCGCAAATGAACCTTTTGGTCGAAGATTGGGGGGGTAAAGTGCAATCGCACGATATTTCCGCAAAAACTGGTCAAGGCGTTCAAGAACTTTTGGAAAAAGTTTTGCTTGAGGCCGAGTTATTGGAATTGAAAGCAAATCCAGAACGTTTGGCAACGGGAACCGTGGTAGAAGCATTTTTGGACAAAGGCCGGGGTTATGTGGCGACCATTTTGGTCCAGACCGGTACATTGAACATTGGTGATTATGTATTGGCGGGAACCTGTAGCGGTAAAGTTAAGGCCATGCAAGATGAAAGAGGACATAATATTACAAGTGCCGGACCCTCCACGCCAATATCTATTTTGGGATTGGACGGGGCGCCGCAGGCAGGTGATAAGTTCCATGTGTTGGAAGATGAGCGGGAAGCCAAGCAAATTGCGGCAAAGCGTTCCCAATTACAACGCGAACAATCCGTAAGAACACAACGTCACATTACATTGGACGAAATTGGACGTAGAATTGCGTTGGGCGACTTCCAGGAGCTGAACATTATCCTAAAAGGTGATGTAGATGGTTCTGTAGAAGCTTTAACGGATTCCTTCCAAAAATTGTCCACAGATGAGATACAAGTCAACATCATACATAAAGGCGTAGGAGCGATAACAGAATCAGATGTATTGTTGGCTAGTGCCTCCGATGCGATTATAATCGGATTTAACGTAAGGCCGATGGGCAATGCTCGAACCATTGCTGATAAAGAGGAGATCGATATCAGGACCTACTCCATTATTTATGACGCCATCAACGATCTTAAAGATGCGATGGAAGGCATGTTGTCTCCAGAGATGAAAGAAGAAATCACCGGTAATGCCGAGATTAGGGAGACTTTCAAGATTTCGAAAGTGGGAACCATTGCAGGATGTATGGTCACCAGTGGTAAAATCTTTAGAAACTCCAATATTAGGCTGATCAGGGATGGTGTAGTAATCTATACCGGGGAGCTCGCCTCGTTGAAGCGATTCAAGGATGATGTAAAAGAAGTTTCCAAAGGGTACGACTGCGGACTACAGATCAAGAATTACAACGATATTAGGGAAGGGGATATAGTAGAGGCCTTCCAAGAAGTGGCGGTGAAGAAAAAGCTGTAACGAGTATAATTCTAATTAAAAAAAACCCGCTCATCGAGCGGGTTTTTTAGTTATTTGGAAGTGCTTTCTTCAGGTTTCAGGAGCATGGCGTCCGGATATTTTTTTCGTACTTCAAGATATTTCCTCTCGGCCTCCAATTTGGTCCTAAATTTTCCTAGCCTTACACGGTAGGTGGGAGATTCAAACTCTATTTTGGAATACCAGTCAGGGAAATCTACTTCTACTTGGTTCAATAGGTCTTGAGCCTTTTCAAAACTCCCAAAGCCCACTTGTATTTGATAAAAACCACTGTTTGCATTTACCTTGGCATACAGTTGAACCAATTGATCGATTTTCGGGTCTTGTTGAATGGTCACTTGGGCTTGCTGTGCCGAAAGCTGAGTGGCAAAGCCTATAATTAGTGCTGTGAATAGCGTGGTTTTCATAGTGTTTCAGTATTGTGATTATAACGCTTTTTGCAAAAGTAAATTATTATAGGTTAAACAAGTTGAAGCAAAGTTATTTAGAATCTTTATAAATTATGAGTTATAAATACCTTAACATTTCAAAAAATGCTTGTATGTCTTACTTTTGTGACCACTCTTGGTAGGGTGAAAAGCTATTGTTCTCAAACTCAATAGAAAGAATCGTGCCAAGGATTTCGATAGAAATTTCACGAATATGAAAAAGGTTTTATACCGCCATCTATTTTCAAAAGTTTTAGGTTTAACTTTCCTATTGTTCTCCACATCTTTTTATGCTCAAGAAGAGGCTGATGCCGCTGCTGAACAAACAGTGGAAGCTGTCGGAGGAGACCCGGTAAAGGGGAAACAACTGTTTAATCAGAACTGTGCCGCCTGTCACGCATTGGAGCGTAAAATGACGGGGCCTGCACTGGCCAATGTAGAAACAAGGTTGGCTGAGGATGAAGGTTTGGACAAGGAATGGATCTATCAATGGATCAAGAATAGTCCTGCCATGATTTCCGCTGGAGATGCTTATGCTGTAAAAATATACGCAGAGTACAATCAAGCGGCAATGACCCCGTTCCCGACGTTGTCTAATCAGGATATCGATGATATTTTGGCGTATACTGCCGCTCCGCCGCCCGCGCCTTCAGCTGCTACAGCTGCCGCCGCCACTGGAGGTGATGCTGGTGAGTCAACTTCCGGTATTTCCAACGAAATGATACTTGGCGCATTGGTGTTGGTGTTCGGTCTGTTGGTCATGATGTTGATCTTGGTGAACAAGACCTTGCGCAGGATAGCCGAAGCAAATGGTGTTGTGATTGCGCAGGAGAAAGAAAAGCGCTTGCCAATTTGGAAAGCATTTGTTCAAAATCAGTTCTTGGTGCTGGTAAGTGTAGTGTTCTTGCTTTTGGCAAGTGCGTACTTTGCTTACGGTTGGATGATGCAGGTAGGTATCGATCAGGGGTATGCCCCGGTTCAGCCAATCCATTATTCGCACAAAATTCACGCTGGAGATAATAAGATTGAGTGTAAGTATTGTCACTCTTCCGCAAGGACTTCCAAGCATTCCGGGATTCCTTCCCTTAATGTTTGTATGAACTGTCACAAATCTATCTACGAATACACCGGTAATCCAGAAGGTCCTTCAGCTGAAGATTTGGCCAATGGATATACCAATGAATTTTATACGGGCGAAATCAAGAAATTGTACAAAGCGGTCGGTTGGGACGAGGAAAACCAAAGCTATACTGGTGAAACACAACCAGTGGAGTGGGTTAGAATCCATAACCTGCCAGATTTCGCATACTTTAATCACTCTCAGCACGTATCCGTTGCAGGAATTGAGTGTCAGACATGTCACGGTCCAGTAGAGGAAATGGAAGTTATGTATCAGCATGCTCCATTGACTATGGGTTGGTGTATCAATTGTCACAGGGAGACCAATGTGAAGGTTGAAGGTAATGAGTACTATGAGGCAATTCATGAAGAATTGTCCAAAAAGTATGGTGTTGAGGAATTGACCGCTGCCATGATGGGCGGTTTGGAGTGTGGTAAGTGTCACTATTAAGAAATAAAAGAAGATAATCTCAGATATATCGTATGGCATCAAACAAAAAATATTGGAAAAGTGAAGCGGAGTTGAATCCGAACGATTCCATTGTTGAGGCGCTAAGAAACAACGAGTTTACAGAGGAGATTCCCGTTGATGATTTTTTGGGGGACAAGGAAAAACTGTCCGCCTCCAATACTTCAAGAAGGGATTTCTTGAAATATGTCGGCTTCAGTACTGCGGCAGCAACCGTTGCGGCGTGCGAGGGACCTGTTCACAAATCTATACCGTATGTGGTCCAGCCGGACAATATTGTTCCAGGTGTGGCCAATTACTATGCTACAACTATAGCGGATGGTTTTGATTTTGCCAGTATTTTGGTAAAAACCCGTGAGGGAAGGCCTATAAAAATTGAAAACAATACGGATGCAAAGGTAAATGGTGGGGCCAATGCGCGAGTGCAAGCCTCTGTTTTGTCTCTGTATGATAGTAAAAGGGTTCAAGGGCCAATGGCCAATGGTGAGCCTATGGAATGGAAGGTGCTGGATGCTACGGTGATGGCCAAGCTGAACTCTTTGAAGGGTACCAGTAAGCAAATTGCCCTTTTGACGCAGACATATGCAAGTCCGTCCACAGCAAAATTAATTTCTGAATTTAAAGAGGCTTACGGAGAAAACGTGAACCACGTGGTTTACGATGCAATTTCCGAAGATGCTGCACTTAATGCATTTAATAAGGCGTACGGTGAACGTGCCTTGGCCGATTATGATTTTGAAAAAGCTGAATTGATAGTGTCCTTCGGAGCTGATTTCTTGGGAGATTGGCAAGGTGGGGGCTATGATTCCGGTTATGCAAAAGGACGTATTCCAAAGAACGGGAAAATGTCCAGGCATATTCAGATGGAGTCCAATATGTCCTTGGCCGGGGCCAATGCCGACAAGAGATATCCAATGACGCCAACCCAGCAGAAAATTGCGCTGGCCAAATTGTATGGCAAGTTAAATGGTAGCAGTGTAGGTGGTGGTACATCTGATGTGGATGCTGCAGTGGACCAAGTTGCGGCCGAAATCAAAAAAGCAGGCAGCAAAGCAGTTGTTGTTACCGGATTAAATGATGAGAATGCACAATCCGTTGTATTGGCGATCAATAAATTATTGGCTAGTGAGGCATTTGATCCGATCAAGCCAAAATATGTGCGCCAAGGAGATGCTGCAAAGGTGAATAAATTGATATCCGATATGAATGCCGGTCGTGTAGGTATGTTGATTACCGACGGTGTAAATCCAGCGTATTCATTGCCAAATGCAGAAGAGTTTGTTGCTGGTTTGGATCAGGTAGATCTTTCTGTAGCTTTTGCGTTCAATAATGATGAGACAGCACAGTCGTCCGATTATGTGGCGGCATCATCCCATTATTTGGAATCATGGGGCGATGCAGAGTTCAAAAAAGGACAATATAGCTTAATGCAGCCAGCCATTCGTGAGTTGTTTGATACGAGACAGTTTCAGACGGCACTTTTGAAATGGATGGGTGTGGAAAAAACATACTACGAATACATTAAGGAAAATTGGAATACTGATATTCTTCAAGGTGGTTCTTGGAACAAAGCTTTGCAGGATGGGGTATTTGAGGTTTCCGTGATGAATACAGAAAATGACGAGGTTGCTTCGGTGAATGAAGGCGAGGAAGAGCAACCGGAAATTGTACCAATAGCGTCCGCGATACGTTCTTTGGTGAATTCCACAAGCCCGGGCACGGAGCTGGTACTTTACTCCAAAGTGGGTATGGGTGACGGTCGCCAGGCGAACAACCCTTGGTTGCAGGAATTCCCTGATCCGATTTCGAGGGTGTCTTGGGACAACTATGTTACCGTTTCCAAGGCCGATGCTGAAACTTGGGGATTGGAGAACACCATAGTGGCCGATGGCGGTCTAAATGGTAGTTATGTCAATCTTACTGTTGATGGAAAGGTTCTGGAGAATGTTCCTGTGATCGTTCAGCCAGGACAAGCAGTGGGTACTGTAGGGCTTTCGTTCGGATACGGTAAAAAAGCCGGAATGCAGCAAGAGATGGCCACAGGGGTCAATGCATACGCTTTATATAGTAATTTTTCCGATGTACAGTCGGTTACGATAGAAAAATCAGCAGGAGTTCATGAGTTTGCCTGTGTGCAATCTCAAAAAACACTGATGGGTAGGGGAGATATCATCAAAGAAACTACTTTGGAGATTTTCAATACCAAAGATCATGCGGAATGGAACCCAATGCCGCATGTATCATTGAATCATCAGGAAATACCTGTTACCTCTCCAGATGCAGACCTTTGGGAGGAGTTTGATAGAAGTATAGGGCATCACTTTAACTTGTCCATCGATCTAAATGCATGTACCGGATGTGGTGCTTGTGTCATCGCATGTCATGCCGAGAACAATGTTCCGGTTGTCGGAAAGATGGAGATGCGCCGTTCCAGAGATATGCACTGGTTGCGAATAGACAGGTACTACTCTTCCGAAGAGACCTTTGAGCAAGATAACGAGAAAAAAGATGGCATGGATGGCCTTTGGGGAGAAAATGGTTCTCTTGGAGGCTTCAGGGAGATGGAAGATCCGTCAGCCAATCCACAGGTAGCCTTCCAGCCGGTAATGTGTCAACATTGTAATCATGCACCTTGTGAAACTGTTTGTCCGGTAGCGGCAACATCGCATAGTAGACAGGGTCAAAACCATATGGCATACAACCGTTGTGTAGGAACAAGATATTGTGCCAACAACTGTCCTTATAAAGTTCGTAGATTCAACTGGTTCTTGTACAATAACAACGACGAGTTCGATTTTAATATGAACAATGATTTGGGTAAAATGGTACTTAATCCAGACGTTAATGTGCGTTCTAGGGGGGTTATGGAAAAATGCTCAATGTGCATCCAAATGACCCAAAAGACCATTTTGGACGCGAAGAGAGACGGTCGAGTGGTGAAAGATGGTGAGTTCCAAACTGCTTGTTCTGCAGCATGTAGCAGCGGGGCTATGGTGTTCGGCGATGTAAACGATCACGATAGTAAAGTGGCCAAATTGAAAGAGGATGATAGGATGTACCATTTGTTGGAGCATGTGGGAACAAAACCAAACGTGTTCTACCATGTTAAGGTAAGAAACACCAACGAGGCTTAATCAATAAAAAAAGAAGTAACTAGAAGATAAATTATGGCGTCGCATTACGAAGCACCTATTCGAAAGCCCTTAGTAGTCGGAGACAAAGGTTACCACGATGTAACCGTGGATATTGCCCGTCCGGTTGAGGGAAAGGCCAACAAACAATGGTGGATTGTTTTTTCTATCGCATTAGTGGCATTCCTTTGGGGTCTAGGATGTATCATTTACACCATTTCAACAGGTATTGGGGTTTGGGGTCTTAACCGAACCGTAAACTGGGCCTGGGATATTACCAACTTTGTATGGTGGGTAGGTATTGGTCACGCAGGTACACTGATTTCAGCAGTACTTTTGCTTTTCCGACAAAAATGGAGAATGGCAATTAACCGTTCGGCGGAAGCTATGACCATTTTCTCGGTTGTGCAGGCGGGTTTGTTCCCGATCATTCACATGGGCCGTCCTTGGTTGGCATATTGGGTACTTCCCATTCCGAACCAGTTTGGTTCCCTTTGGGTAAACTTTAACTCACCATTACTT
It includes:
- a CDS encoding TAT-variant-translocated molybdopterin oxidoreductase, producing the protein MASNKKYWKSEAELNPNDSIVEALRNNEFTEEIPVDDFLGDKEKLSASNTSRRDFLKYVGFSTAAATVAACEGPVHKSIPYVVQPDNIVPGVANYYATTIADGFDFASILVKTREGRPIKIENNTDAKVNGGANARVQASVLSLYDSKRVQGPMANGEPMEWKVLDATVMAKLNSLKGTSKQIALLTQTYASPSTAKLISEFKEAYGENVNHVVYDAISEDAALNAFNKAYGERALADYDFEKAELIVSFGADFLGDWQGGGYDSGYAKGRIPKNGKMSRHIQMESNMSLAGANADKRYPMTPTQQKIALAKLYGKLNGSSVGGGTSDVDAAVDQVAAEIKKAGSKAVVVTGLNDENAQSVVLAINKLLASEAFDPIKPKYVRQGDAAKVNKLISDMNAGRVGMLITDGVNPAYSLPNAEEFVAGLDQVDLSVAFAFNNDETAQSSDYVAASSHYLESWGDAEFKKGQYSLMQPAIRELFDTRQFQTALLKWMGVEKTYYEYIKENWNTDILQGGSWNKALQDGVFEVSVMNTENDEVASVNEGEEEQPEIVPIASAIRSLVNSTSPGTELVLYSKVGMGDGRQANNPWLQEFPDPISRVSWDNYVTVSKADAETWGLENTIVADGGLNGSYVNLTVDGKVLENVPVIVQPGQAVGTVGLSFGYGKKAGMQQEMATGVNAYALYSNFSDVQSVTIEKSAGVHEFACVQSQKTLMGRGDIIKETTLEIFNTKDHAEWNPMPHVSLNHQEIPVTSPDADLWEEFDRSIGHHFNLSIDLNACTGCGACVIACHAENNVPVVGKMEMRRSRDMHWLRIDRYYSSEETFEQDNEKKDGMDGLWGENGSLGGFREMEDPSANPQVAFQPVMCQHCNHAPCETVCPVAATSHSRQGQNHMAYNRCVGTRYCANNCPYKVRRFNWFLYNNNDEFDFNMNNDLGKMVLNPDVNVRSRGVMEKCSMCIQMTQKTILDAKRDGRVVKDGEFQTACSAACSSGAMVFGDVNDHDSKVAKLKEDDRMYHLLEHVGTKPNVFYHVKVRNTNEA